A stretch of Acipenser ruthenus chromosome 1, fAciRut3.2 maternal haplotype, whole genome shotgun sequence DNA encodes these proteins:
- the LOC117421567 gene encoding EF-hand calcium-binding domain-containing protein 14-like, whose product MATEKEKYALLNGDSDLEDELKINPVLIENEKKRPIKITNYKCQHHLLCLTAFIILLTVVQVLFSICVVKMYWKIQELQVGQHVLQETGRSSRLELIEMSAVKKNASEQEDLQLESKLNLCQQKIMHMDSKIEDITQNMESLESGYEKMKNDIELNNRDALYEKETSKFFDIVTKLNRTTSIGLIAFMQKLLQLQSTIDHVTSRVHNLEDSFASKVQDANNTKLQNIEDELSTMSANTDSLESKMAQGLSHASSQITQLMLDMTHLKNDLQSYKDKQRMEVLESELKGQSALKSLYVFPTKPHTEVPRKNSTLKMPILMNTTGLQLLLHNAYKNKDALLSYEEVVNALKHHAPIEEELMEFDTNSDKKYSLAELKKALGI is encoded by the exons ATGGCAACAGAAAAGGAGAAATATGCCCTCTTAAATGGTGATTCTGATTTAGAAGATGAATTAAAAATCAACCCTGTGCtgattgaaaatgaaaagaaaag gcccataaaaataacaaattataaaTGTCAACATCACTTGCTCTGCCTCACTGCCTTCATAATCCTACTCACTGTAGTCCAGGTATTATTCTCTATCTGTGTAGTCAAAATGTATTGGAAGATACAGGAGCTACAGGTGGGACAACATGTACTGCAAGAAACAG GAAGGAGCAGCCGTCTTGAATTGATTGAGATGAGTGCAGTGAAGAAGAATGCCAGCGAACAAGAAGATCTCCAACTGGAATCAAAACTGAACTTATGTCAACAG AAAATCATGCATATGGATTCCAAAATTGAAGATATTACACAGAATATGGAATCATTAGAGTCTGGTTATGAAAAGATGAAAAATGACATAGAGTTGAATAACAGAGATGCATTGTATGAAAAG GAAACTTCCAAATTCTTTGACATTGTTACTAAACTCAATAGGACTACATCCATCGGTCTGATTGCTTTTATGCAAAAGCTACTTCAACTGCAAAGTACAATTGATCATGTAACCAGCAGAGTCCACAACTTGGAAGATTCCTTTGCTTCAAAAGTTCAG GATGCCAACAATACTAAGTTACAAAATATTGAGGATGAGCTATCCACCATGTCAGCAAATACTGATTCACTTGAATCCAAAATGGCACAG GGCCTCAGCCATGCATCCAGCCAGATCACCCAGCTTATGCTTGACATGACCCATCTAAAAAATGACCTTCAAAGTTATAAAGACAAGCAGAGGATGGAAGTTCTAGAATCTGAGTTGAAGG GTCAATCTGCTTTGAAGAGTCTATATGTATTTCCCACAAAACCACACACAGAGGTTCCAAGAAAGAACAGTACTCTGAAAATGCCTATTTTAATGAACACTACAG GCTTGCAATTATTGTTACACAatgcttacaaaaataaagatgctTTATTGTCCTATGAAGAAGTAGTTAATGCTCTGAAACACCACGCACCTATTGAGGAGGAACTAATGGAGTTTGATACAAATTCTGACAAAAAGTACTCACTGGCTGAGCTTAAAAAAGCATTAGGAATTtaa